The following coding sequences are from one Streptomyces sp. NBC_01294 window:
- a CDS encoding M1 family metallopeptidase has product MQLSSPRLRAALLAAASLTLVAAVLPPPTPLGIGDRLFPELGNPGYDVLSYDLSFAYKDNLSPLDAVTVIDARALQRLERINLDFTHGKVASVEVNGEPARFESVGEDLVLTPARAVADDVPLRITVRHTSDPRGRGDGGWVPTEDGLAMANQADAAHRVFPCNDHPADKAYFTFRITAPAGLTAVANGESVAPALRIGPSTTWTYQTRHPMATELAQVSVGRSAVVHHTGPHGLPLRDVVPAEDRERLEPWLAKTAGHVEWMEERVGRYPFENYGVLIARATTGFELETQTLSLFENSLFSGEAYPEWYVESVMVHELAHQWFGDSVSPRTWSDLWLNEGHATWYEALYADGLGKYSLERRMREAYQRSDQWRAAGGPPAAPKAAPPGEKIGLFRPVVYDGAALILYALRQEIGFEAFDRTERRWVSEYRDGVAGTDDFVRLASQEAGRDLGAFLEPWLYGKTTPAMPGHPEWSAPAAPAAPAASGKAASGKPGAGGAGAGGAASGQ; this is encoded by the coding sequence ATGCAGCTCTCCTCCCCGCGCCTGCGCGCCGCCCTGCTCGCCGCGGCCTCCCTCACCCTCGTCGCCGCCGTTCTGCCCCCGCCGACGCCGCTGGGCATCGGCGACCGGCTCTTCCCCGAGCTCGGGAACCCCGGGTACGACGTGCTCTCGTACGACCTGTCCTTCGCGTACAAGGACAACCTGAGCCCGCTCGACGCGGTGACCGTCATCGACGCCCGTGCCCTGCAGCGGCTGGAGCGGATCAACCTGGACTTCACCCACGGGAAGGTGGCGTCCGTCGAGGTCAACGGGGAGCCGGCGCGGTTCGAGAGCGTGGGGGAGGACCTCGTGCTGACCCCCGCGCGCGCGGTGGCGGACGACGTGCCGCTGCGCATCACCGTCCGGCACACCAGCGACCCGCGCGGACGCGGGGACGGCGGCTGGGTGCCCACCGAGGACGGCCTGGCCATGGCCAACCAGGCGGACGCCGCCCACCGGGTGTTCCCCTGCAACGACCACCCGGCCGACAAGGCGTACTTCACCTTCCGGATCACCGCCCCCGCCGGGCTCACGGCCGTCGCCAACGGCGAGTCCGTGGCCCCCGCCCTGCGCATCGGTCCCTCGACCACGTGGACCTACCAGACCCGGCACCCGATGGCCACCGAGCTGGCCCAGGTCTCCGTGGGCCGCTCCGCCGTCGTGCACCACACCGGACCGCACGGGCTGCCGCTGCGCGACGTGGTGCCCGCCGAGGACAGGGAGCGGCTGGAGCCCTGGCTGGCGAAGACCGCGGGCCACGTCGAGTGGATGGAGGAGCGGGTCGGCCGCTACCCCTTCGAGAACTACGGGGTGCTGATCGCGCGGGCCACGACCGGCTTCGAGCTGGAGACGCAGACCCTCTCGCTCTTCGAGAACAGCCTCTTCTCGGGCGAGGCCTACCCCGAGTGGTACGTCGAGTCCGTGATGGTGCACGAGCTGGCCCACCAGTGGTTCGGCGACAGCGTCTCCCCGCGGACCTGGTCCGACCTGTGGCTCAACGAGGGACACGCCACCTGGTACGAGGCCCTGTACGCGGACGGCCTCGGCAAGTACTCGCTGGAGCGGCGCATGCGCGAGGCGTACCAGCGCTCGGACCAGTGGCGGGCGGCGGGCGGCCCGCCGGCCGCCCCGAAGGCCGCGCCGCCCGGCGAGAAGATCGGGCTGTTCCGGCCGGTGGTCTACGACGGCGCCGCGCTGATCCTCTACGCGCTGCGGCAGGAGATCGGCTTCGAGGCCTTCGACCGGACCGAGCGGCGGTGGGTCTCCGAGTACCGGGACGGGGTCGCGGGCACGGACGACTTCGTACGCCTGGCCTCGCAGGAGGCGGGCCGGGACCTCGGGGCCTTCCTGGAGCCCTGGCTGTACGGGAAGACGACCCCGGCGATGCCCGGGCACCCGGAATGGAGCGCCCCGGCCGCCCCGGCCGCCCCGGCGGCCTCGGGCAAGGCGGCGTCCGGCAAGCCAGGGGCGGGCGGGGCAGGCGCGGGCGGGGCCGCGTCCGGCCAATAA
- a CDS encoding helix-turn-helix domain-containing protein, which translates to MSTESSFGLRLKALRQQQGLSQAALAGDEISTGYLSRLESGARKPTERVIAYLAKRLDVDRSAFYIQPSSSSLTQALSLAASTDSSEAIEDLIDVFATARDEDPLLRWQALWLIERYWHARREHAEELACLEELTAIADDLELPALQCRSKSRLARCLRAKGDVARALEFAVSAHQVAKQAGLPVSDEANALLALVSVEAEAGRLPDARAHAEELVELVAEGSETLRSEALWTAATVCSRQGDDDAACAFLHQAMAILDSRVDPVLWARLRLAAASLHLQGSPPSTESARAHLNEAEAAFALVGTPVQQQEILALQAHLAFEEGRYADARAAHSQLDVDKLMLNYRDRIRLQTLDSRLLIVEGHRKEGLARLKHLGEDARRAANLDLAAEIWQILAETLEHTSAG; encoded by the coding sequence ATGTCAACAGAGTCGTCCTTCGGGCTCCGCCTCAAGGCGTTGAGACAGCAGCAAGGACTCTCCCAGGCCGCACTGGCAGGCGACGAAATCTCGACGGGATACCTGTCGCGCCTGGAATCGGGCGCCCGGAAACCCACGGAGCGAGTGATCGCTTATCTTGCCAAGCGGTTGGACGTCGACCGTTCGGCCTTTTACATCCAGCCGAGCAGCAGTTCACTCACCCAGGCACTGAGCCTTGCCGCCTCCACGGACAGCAGCGAGGCAATCGAGGACCTCATCGACGTCTTCGCCACCGCCCGGGACGAGGACCCGCTGCTGCGCTGGCAGGCGCTGTGGTTGATCGAACGGTACTGGCACGCGCGCCGCGAGCACGCCGAGGAGCTGGCCTGTCTCGAAGAGCTGACCGCCATCGCCGACGACCTCGAACTGCCCGCACTGCAGTGCAGGTCCAAGAGCCGGCTCGCCCGGTGCCTGCGCGCCAAGGGTGACGTCGCCCGCGCGCTCGAGTTCGCCGTCAGCGCCCACCAGGTCGCCAAGCAGGCCGGCCTGCCCGTGTCCGACGAGGCAAACGCGCTGCTGGCCCTCGTCTCCGTCGAGGCGGAGGCGGGCCGGTTGCCCGACGCACGGGCGCACGCCGAAGAGCTGGTCGAGCTGGTGGCGGAGGGGTCGGAGACCCTGCGTTCCGAGGCGCTCTGGACGGCCGCCACGGTCTGCTCCCGCCAGGGCGACGACGACGCCGCGTGCGCGTTCCTGCATCAGGCCATGGCCATCCTGGACAGCCGTGTCGACCCCGTACTGTGGGCGCGGCTCCGGCTGGCCGCCGCCTCCCTGCATCTGCAGGGCAGTCCTCCTTCCACCGAGTCCGCACGCGCCCACCTGAACGAGGCGGAGGCGGCGTTCGCCCTCGTCGGTACGCCGGTCCAGCAGCAGGAAATCCTGGCGCTGCAGGCCCACCTCGCGTTCGAGGAGGGCCGGTACGCCGACGCCCGGGCGGCCCACTCCCAGCTCGACGTCGACAAGCTGATGCTCAACTACCGTGACCGGATCCGGTTGCAGACCCTGGACAGCAGGCTGCTGATCGTGGAGGGCCACCGGAAGGAAGGGCTCGCCCGGCTCAAGCACTTGGGCGAGGACGCCCGACGCGCCGCGAACCTCGACCTGGCCGCCGAGATCTGGCAGATCCTGGCCGAGACCCTGGAGCACACATCGGCCGGCTGA
- the mpaD gene encoding daptide-type RiPP biosynthesis aminotransferase, which yields MTVNTDRYPLWESLVQPSRYGRPEVHGIGCEGNRVHFADGTSALDVMSGLWNANLGYGNKAVTEAITDCLNTASYLPLFRGGHRLAEQAARAVLDVSGPGHFGRVLFSTSGGAANDVMMKLVRHYQALRGDEDRDVVVGLRNSWHGLTYGSFALTGQPLGQDVYRVDRSKVRHVSHEDVTELVELLAREGDKIAAVILEPVLGTGAHPVSDELLGAMEELRAQHGFLVVADEVATGFGRTGSYFASQNWPFKPDVMITSKGLTNGTCAASAIVVSHDVCEMFERTDAVLFHGETQAGSPTSCAAIIATIAEMERLDAVTLAQKLTQKLDALLEEISSHPLVVETRGLGCFRGIQLSVPSDGLTAAARRHGLIVQPGTDFIMLVPSLTYTDEEFEELANGLRAALAEI from the coding sequence ATGACCGTCAACACCGACCGCTACCCGCTGTGGGAATCGCTCGTCCAGCCCAGCCGCTACGGGCGGCCCGAGGTCCACGGGATCGGCTGCGAAGGCAACCGGGTCCACTTCGCCGACGGCACTTCCGCCCTCGACGTGATGAGCGGCCTGTGGAACGCCAACCTCGGCTACGGCAACAAGGCCGTGACCGAGGCCATCACGGATTGCCTGAACACCGCCTCCTACCTGCCCCTCTTCCGCGGCGGCCACCGTCTCGCCGAGCAGGCCGCCCGGGCGGTGCTGGACGTCAGCGGTCCCGGCCACTTCGGCCGCGTCCTCTTCTCCACCTCCGGTGGCGCCGCCAACGACGTGATGATGAAGCTGGTCCGCCACTACCAGGCGCTGCGCGGCGACGAGGACCGCGACGTGGTCGTCGGCCTCAGGAACAGCTGGCACGGCCTGACCTACGGCAGCTTCGCCCTGACCGGCCAGCCGCTGGGGCAGGACGTCTACCGCGTCGACCGCAGCAAGGTCCGTCACGTCAGCCACGAGGACGTCACCGAACTGGTCGAGCTGCTGGCCAGGGAAGGCGACAAGATCGCCGCCGTGATCCTGGAACCGGTCCTCGGCACCGGTGCCCACCCGGTCTCCGACGAGCTGCTGGGCGCCATGGAAGAGCTCCGCGCGCAGCACGGGTTCCTCGTGGTCGCCGACGAGGTCGCCACCGGCTTCGGCCGCACCGGCAGCTACTTCGCCTCCCAGAACTGGCCCTTCAAGCCCGACGTGATGATCACGTCCAAGGGCCTCACCAACGGCACGTGCGCCGCCTCCGCCATCGTCGTCTCCCACGACGTCTGCGAGATGTTCGAGCGCACCGACGCCGTCCTCTTCCACGGTGAGACCCAGGCCGGCTCGCCCACCAGCTGCGCCGCCATCATCGCCACCATCGCCGAGATGGAGCGCCTCGACGCGGTCACCCTGGCCCAGAAGCTCACCCAGAAGCTGGACGCCCTCCTGGAGGAGATCTCCTCCCACCCGCTGGTCGTCGAAACCCGCGGCCTCGGCTGCTTCCGCGGTATCCAGCTGTCCGTGCCCTCCGACGGGCTCACCGCGGCAGCCCGCCGGCACGGTCTGATCGTGCAGCCGGGTACCGACTTCATCATGCTCGTCCCGTCCCTGACCTACACCGACGAGGAGTTCGAGGAGCTCGCCAACGGCCTGCGCGCCGCTCTGGCCGAGATCTGA
- a CDS encoding MFS transporter, whose amino-acid sequence METAPKTEPAPRRGLWRNYDFLKLWSGETVAQIGAQVTQLALPLLVLGVMDAGASEVGLVSGMQLLPALCVTPLAGLLIDAWDRRRILLGANLGRALALAMVPVLYFADALSIPALCAIAFVVGACTAVFEVAYIAYLPAIVRHDDLVEANSKLQASYSVSQIGGPGLGGLLTKSLGAWFAILANVASYLAAFVVLYLIRHREPARTGDTAANRPRFSDVFTSFGLLWRHRVLRVLTFQAGWFNFCEQAIMTLFLVYAVKELDMDAGGVGTVLALGALGSLLGAVAAKPLGDRLGFSSTLVAAMGVASSAPLLLALTGGSDWSSFLLAVLAFGIYGFGLTIYNVHVVAFRQSVIPLDVIGRATAAYRMLTYGPFPLGALISGILGERIGLWNAILTIAVISVIGWLAFALVGRKSLRSAEHTEQTS is encoded by the coding sequence ATGGAAACCGCGCCGAAGACGGAACCCGCGCCCCGCCGGGGTCTGTGGCGCAACTACGACTTCCTGAAGCTCTGGTCCGGCGAGACCGTCGCCCAGATCGGAGCCCAGGTCACCCAACTCGCCCTGCCCCTGCTGGTCCTCGGGGTGATGGACGCCGGCGCCTCGGAAGTCGGCCTGGTGTCCGGCATGCAGCTGCTGCCCGCCCTGTGCGTGACGCCACTGGCCGGTCTGCTGATCGACGCGTGGGACCGCCGCCGGATCCTCCTCGGCGCCAATCTCGGGCGGGCCCTCGCTCTGGCCATGGTGCCCGTGCTGTACTTCGCCGACGCCCTGTCCATTCCGGCGCTGTGCGCGATCGCCTTCGTGGTGGGCGCCTGCACCGCGGTCTTCGAGGTCGCCTACATCGCGTACCTGCCGGCCATCGTGCGGCACGACGACCTGGTCGAGGCCAACAGCAAACTCCAGGCCTCGTACTCGGTGTCGCAGATCGGCGGGCCCGGTCTCGGCGGCCTGCTGACCAAGTCCCTCGGCGCCTGGTTCGCCATCCTCGCCAACGTCGCGTCCTACCTGGCCGCCTTCGTGGTCCTGTACCTCATCCGCCACCGCGAGCCCGCCCGCACCGGCGACACCGCGGCGAACCGGCCCAGGTTCAGCGACGTGTTCACCAGCTTCGGCCTGCTCTGGCGCCACCGGGTGCTGCGCGTCCTCACCTTCCAGGCGGGCTGGTTCAACTTCTGCGAGCAGGCCATCATGACCCTGTTCCTGGTGTACGCGGTCAAGGAACTGGACATGGACGCCGGCGGGGTCGGCACCGTCCTGGCCCTGGGCGCCCTCGGCTCCCTGCTGGGCGCGGTGGCCGCCAAACCGCTCGGTGACCGCCTCGGCTTCTCGTCCACCCTGGTCGCGGCGATGGGCGTGGCGTCCAGCGCCCCACTGCTCCTGGCGTTGACCGGCGGGTCCGACTGGTCCAGCTTCCTGCTCGCCGTTCTGGCCTTCGGCATCTACGGCTTCGGTCTGACGATCTACAACGTCCACGTCGTCGCCTTCCGGCAGTCGGTGATCCCGCTCGACGTGATCGGCCGCGCGACCGCCGCCTATCGCATGCTCACCTACGGCCCCTTCCCCCTCGGCGCGCTGATCAGCGGCATCCTGGGCGAACGGATCGGCCTGTGGAACGCGATCTTGACCATCGCGGTGATCTCGGTCATCGGATGGCTGGCCTTCGCGCTCGTCGGCAGGAAGTCCCTGCGCTCGGCGGAGCACACCGAACAGACGAGCTGA
- a CDS encoding ATP-grasp domain-containing protein, whose protein sequence is MRVLIAGLGEKKEFGLRSLRDAGHFVGVIDLAHRIPVSLVDWWRAGDRFSAEAMLTAARSADFEWDAVLCWEELSTDLAREVAEQLGVPATRMPAGHFRDKGVMHARLRELGLPTPQLGVAHDLAACERLIDGRYPAVVKPTDYGGSGGVKIVPGPDDLPAAFAFAMDAARTGRVAVDRYVSGAEYSVEAVTWAPGKTEIISVTEKHLSRPPYFAEVGHVSPAVLPAADREQLERETVRVLDGLGMEAGVSHAEFRMTPDGPLLMEVAGRPAGDQIPRLVALATGWNLYLAELGAVVGTPSSPDAPAVERAAIRFFNGDGETPFRHPVTLDDAIVPPFSEVLHELCYFEPEGAVTDAPRGIGGRNGHAVLAGSRERVAEALHLLDNGAPIYQGDD, encoded by the coding sequence GTGAGGGTACTGATCGCGGGGCTGGGGGAGAAGAAGGAGTTCGGACTGCGCTCCCTGCGCGACGCCGGACACTTCGTCGGGGTCATCGACCTCGCCCACCGCATCCCCGTAAGCCTGGTGGACTGGTGGCGGGCCGGCGACCGTTTCTCCGCCGAGGCGATGCTGACCGCCGCCCGCTCCGCCGACTTCGAGTGGGACGCCGTCCTGTGCTGGGAGGAGCTGTCCACCGACCTCGCCCGCGAAGTCGCCGAGCAGCTCGGCGTACCGGCCACCCGTATGCCCGCAGGGCACTTCCGGGACAAGGGCGTCATGCACGCCCGCCTGCGGGAACTCGGGCTTCCGACCCCGCAGCTCGGTGTCGCGCACGACCTGGCCGCATGCGAGCGACTGATCGACGGCAGGTACCCGGCCGTCGTCAAGCCGACCGACTACGGCGGCAGCGGCGGAGTCAAGATCGTGCCCGGCCCGGACGACCTGCCGGCGGCCTTCGCCTTCGCGATGGACGCCGCGCGCACCGGCCGGGTGGCGGTCGACCGCTACGTGTCCGGCGCCGAGTACAGCGTCGAAGCGGTCACCTGGGCCCCGGGAAAGACCGAGATCATATCGGTCACCGAGAAGCACCTGAGCAGGCCGCCGTACTTCGCGGAGGTCGGCCACGTGTCCCCGGCGGTGCTGCCCGCCGCGGACCGCGAGCAGCTGGAGCGCGAGACCGTCCGCGTCCTCGACGGCCTCGGCATGGAAGCCGGCGTGTCCCACGCCGAGTTCCGGATGACGCCGGACGGTCCGCTGCTGATGGAGGTCGCCGGACGGCCCGCGGGTGACCAGATTCCGCGGCTGGTGGCCCTGGCCACCGGATGGAACCTGTATCTGGCGGAGCTCGGCGCGGTCGTCGGCACCCCGTCGTCCCCGGACGCGCCCGCGGTGGAACGCGCCGCCATCAGGTTCTTCAACGGTGACGGTGAGACGCCCTTCCGGCACCCGGTGACTCTGGACGACGCGATCGTGCCGCCGTTCTCCGAAGTGCTGCACGAGCTCTGCTACTTCGAGCCCGAGGGCGCCGTCACCGACGCCCCGCGCGGCATCGGAGGGCGCAACGGGCACGCGGTACTGGCCGGCTCGCGCGAGCGGGTCGCCGAAGCCTTGCACCTCTTGGACAACGGCGCCCCCATCTACCAGGGCGACGACTAG
- a CDS encoding ATP-grasp domain-containing protein, whose product MYSAVDFDGFDVEVKRLGLDWTAADVLEVLAEERADVAIANPYAHGQEQLPLAYGEAVAKWDGHFLAHPAAFAEVACDKVALHETAVARGWPVPEGAVCTDAGQVRATVDRLGFPVVVKEAQSQAGDGRFFVESAAGLDAMLAGDLGLPVIVQRFQQGFECGVEVISSGGSHVRWPVASLGSLDTGLDPSFRARAMPFALPERAAASLERLILDIEQNMVPFGPWQIDFAVVDGDLCLLEINARLGGLSDLDSVATGTDPHSVFVAVATGEQLPAVTQRMVAIELPSTEVPGNPLPAEPEGSNLMTVTARTPTNRCFVNTDHMQVIVTVAEVGATKKWITELHGAGLLRCSTDSAFAQLDKALATFEEARR is encoded by the coding sequence GTGTATTCCGCGGTGGACTTCGACGGCTTCGACGTCGAGGTCAAGCGCCTCGGCCTCGACTGGACCGCCGCGGACGTCCTGGAGGTCCTGGCCGAAGAGCGGGCGGACGTGGCGATCGCCAACCCGTACGCCCATGGCCAGGAACAGCTCCCCCTCGCGTACGGCGAGGCCGTCGCCAAGTGGGACGGTCACTTCCTGGCGCACCCGGCCGCGTTCGCCGAGGTCGCCTGCGACAAGGTGGCCCTGCACGAGACGGCGGTCGCGCGAGGCTGGCCCGTGCCGGAGGGCGCCGTGTGCACCGACGCCGGCCAGGTCCGCGCGACCGTGGACCGGCTGGGCTTCCCCGTCGTGGTGAAGGAGGCCCAGTCGCAGGCGGGGGACGGCCGCTTCTTCGTGGAGTCGGCGGCCGGCCTGGACGCGATGCTGGCCGGCGACCTGGGGCTGCCGGTGATCGTGCAGCGCTTCCAGCAGGGCTTCGAATGCGGAGTCGAGGTGATCAGCTCCGGCGGCTCGCACGTGCGCTGGCCGGTCGCCTCCCTGGGAAGCCTGGACACCGGACTGGACCCCTCCTTCCGGGCCCGGGCCATGCCCTTCGCGCTGCCCGAGCGCGCCGCCGCCTCCCTGGAACGGCTGATCCTCGACATCGAGCAGAACATGGTCCCGTTCGGACCGTGGCAGATCGACTTCGCGGTGGTCGACGGTGACCTGTGCCTGCTGGAGATCAACGCCCGGCTGGGCGGCCTGTCCGACCTCGACTCCGTCGCCACCGGCACGGACCCGCACTCGGTCTTCGTCGCGGTCGCCACGGGCGAGCAGCTCCCCGCGGTCACACAGCGCATGGTCGCGATCGAGCTGCCGTCCACCGAGGTCCCCGGCAACCCGCTGCCGGCGGAGCCCGAGGGCAGCAACCTCATGACGGTCACCGCCCGTACGCCCACCAACCGGTGCTTCGTCAACACCGACCACATGCAGGTCATCGTCACCGTGGCCGAGGTGGGGGCCACCAAGAAGTGGATCACCGAGCTGCACGGCGCCGGCCTGCTGCGATGCTCGACGGACAGCGCCTTCGCCCAGCTCGACAAGGCCCTGGCCACCTTCGAGGAGGCGCGGCGGTGA
- a CDS encoding ATP-grasp domain-containing protein has protein sequence MSENILVIGSGDQHFREYALRGLAERHRVLLIAQTPLAWQSPYVADHREVELKDRAQVLAAAKELAAVHEVAGVLTWDEMQVRVAAEVGAALGVATMPVEAARACRDKARQRERFRATGVASARYDLAGSVTEAVAAADAIGYPVVLKPRGQAASIAVRIVRSEAELRETFALVRDAENPSIEDGLVLVEEFLAGPEIAVDSWVLDGRVEPFSISAKRTGYPPYFEEVAHVVGKVLDGETEAAVREVVIAANKALGIDRAVTHTELMLTTDGPKVVEVNGRLGGDLIPHLAEIAVPGLSIGGVLGAVATGSEPEPIPQPDRLVGIRFLYPASDMTFDDIDVPAGLTDEPWVHEVRRVSEPGTELRLPPRQFLGRAGFVIATGDTVPDVDERLLALADKVSLAGTSLVDQNQ, from the coding sequence ATGAGCGAGAACATCCTGGTCATCGGCTCCGGAGACCAGCACTTCCGCGAGTACGCACTGCGCGGTCTGGCCGAGCGCCACCGCGTCCTGCTGATCGCCCAGACCCCGCTGGCCTGGCAGTCGCCGTACGTGGCCGACCACCGCGAGGTCGAGCTGAAGGACCGGGCGCAGGTGCTGGCCGCGGCCAAGGAGCTCGCCGCGGTCCATGAGGTGGCCGGCGTGCTCACCTGGGACGAAATGCAGGTCCGCGTGGCCGCGGAGGTCGGCGCCGCTCTCGGCGTGGCGACCATGCCGGTCGAGGCGGCACGGGCGTGCCGCGACAAGGCGCGACAGCGCGAGCGCTTCCGGGCGACGGGCGTCGCGTCGGCACGGTACGACCTCGCGGGCTCCGTCACCGAGGCGGTGGCCGCGGCCGACGCCATCGGCTACCCCGTGGTGCTCAAGCCCCGCGGCCAGGCCGCGAGCATCGCGGTCCGGATCGTCCGTTCCGAGGCCGAACTGCGCGAGACGTTCGCCCTCGTCCGCGACGCGGAGAACCCGTCCATCGAGGACGGACTGGTCCTCGTCGAGGAGTTCCTGGCCGGTCCGGAGATCGCCGTGGACAGCTGGGTGCTCGACGGCAGGGTCGAGCCCTTCTCGATCTCGGCGAAGCGCACCGGCTACCCGCCGTACTTCGAAGAAGTGGCGCACGTCGTCGGCAAGGTCCTCGACGGCGAGACCGAGGCCGCGGTCCGCGAGGTGGTGATCGCCGCGAACAAGGCCCTCGGCATCGACCGGGCCGTCACCCACACCGAGCTGATGCTCACCACCGACGGGCCCAAGGTCGTCGAGGTCAACGGCCGGCTCGGCGGCGACCTCATCCCGCACCTCGCCGAGATCGCGGTCCCCGGCCTGTCGATCGGCGGCGTCCTCGGCGCCGTCGCCACCGGCAGCGAACCCGAGCCGATACCGCAGCCGGACCGCCTGGTCGGCATCCGCTTCCTCTACCCCGCGTCGGACATGACGTTCGACGACATCGACGTCCCGGCCGGGCTCACCGACGAGCCGTGGGTGCACGAGGTACGGCGGGTCAGCGAACCAGGCACCGAACTCCGCCTGCCGCCGAGGCAGTTCCTCGGCCGCGCGGGCTTCGTGATCGCGACCGGGGACACCGTCCCCGACGTGGACGAGCGACTACTGGCGCTGGCGGACAAGGTGTCGCTCGCCGGCACCTCGCTGGTCGACCAGAACCAATGA
- a CDS encoding 2OG-Fe(II)-dependent halogenase WelO5 family protein, translated as MTEQWGRIVIDVDRDKNIDGADLVRRLVDGTVAVVVLRNLLPESVFDANRERLAPVFGQASTTQYSNGSLTTIGPYLAKHLDDPDTYFAEALKANEFTESIGVDLGARTRQRLAEVLDLKRFDTESEADGRSYSQQNVRIYADNIRTPLHNDNIMRDAAGTGLALAELRHQLSCVVCIQECEDGGELRIHRKRWSGEDNEYKIVGGLGYDEAVTGDAPAHEFKPRAGDVYLLNPTYYHSIEQVTGSDRITMGFFFGFYDDELTEAVSWI; from the coding sequence GTGACTGAGCAATGGGGTCGCATCGTCATCGACGTCGATCGCGACAAGAACATCGACGGAGCGGACCTGGTCAGGCGCTTGGTCGACGGCACGGTGGCCGTGGTGGTGCTGCGCAATCTGCTGCCCGAGTCCGTGTTCGACGCGAACCGGGAGCGGCTGGCGCCGGTCTTCGGCCAGGCGTCCACCACGCAGTACAGCAACGGCAGCCTGACCACCATCGGCCCCTACCTGGCCAAGCACCTGGACGATCCGGACACGTACTTCGCCGAGGCGCTCAAAGCCAACGAGTTCACCGAGTCCATCGGCGTCGACCTCGGCGCGCGGACCCGTCAACGCCTGGCCGAAGTGCTGGACCTGAAGCGGTTCGACACCGAGTCCGAAGCCGACGGCCGCAGCTACTCGCAGCAGAACGTACGGATCTACGCGGACAACATCCGCACCCCGCTGCACAACGACAACATCATGCGCGACGCCGCGGGCACCGGACTGGCCCTGGCCGAACTGCGCCACCAGCTCAGCTGCGTGGTGTGCATCCAGGAGTGCGAGGACGGCGGCGAACTGCGCATCCACCGCAAGCGCTGGTCCGGGGAAGACAACGAGTACAAGATCGTCGGCGGCCTCGGCTACGACGAGGCGGTGACGGGCGACGCTCCGGCCCACGAGTTCAAGCCGCGAGCCGGGGACGTCTACCTGCTCAACCCCACCTACTACCACTCCATCGAGCAGGTCACCGGTTCCGACCGGATCACCATGGGCTTCTTCTTCGGCTTCTACGACGACGAGCTCACCGAAGCCGTCTCGTGGATCTGA
- a CDS encoding 2-deoxy-scyllo-inosose synthase: protein MNEREIRFGGVRYGFSVGHGPTSLRALTRKLEGLDADRFVIIADTGLSGEQIDEIARCAGEVAPTTVLPVTADEKAKSLDVVNSLAEQLIPTGVTRRSVIIALGGGLVGNMAGLLSALVFRGLRLVHIPTTLLAMSDSVLSLKQAVNSSVGKNHLGTFHAPVFVWNHLDFLDTLPADEIRSALCEMIKNVLGIVPDRYAAVAARLRADAQYTPEDIAWFIDLCVDAKSAVMRDDLHERGDALVLEYGHTIGHAAELLTGGELRHGYAIGLGMLAAARIARELGLLTAQEEAAHRDLLVLNGAPTVLPAGVTLEGVLRTISLDNKRGYVKGTAGTRDLILLEGLGQPHRPAGAQITQVPEAVVRLGIESITAEVA, encoded by the coding sequence GTGAACGAGCGCGAAATCCGCTTCGGCGGCGTGCGCTACGGGTTTTCCGTCGGACACGGTCCGACGTCACTGCGCGCCCTGACGCGCAAACTGGAGGGCCTCGACGCCGACCGGTTCGTGATCATCGCCGACACCGGCCTGTCCGGGGAGCAGATCGACGAGATCGCCCGGTGCGCCGGCGAGGTCGCGCCCACCACCGTGCTGCCCGTCACGGCGGACGAGAAGGCCAAGAGCCTCGACGTGGTCAACTCCCTCGCCGAGCAGCTGATCCCGACCGGGGTCACGCGGCGCTCCGTCATCATCGCGCTGGGCGGCGGCCTGGTCGGCAACATGGCGGGCCTGCTCAGCGCTCTGGTCTTCCGGGGCCTGCGCCTCGTGCACATCCCGACCACGCTGCTGGCCATGTCCGACTCGGTGCTCTCGCTGAAGCAGGCGGTCAACTCCAGCGTCGGCAAGAACCACCTGGGCACCTTCCATGCCCCGGTCTTCGTGTGGAACCACCTGGACTTCCTGGACACGCTGCCGGCGGACGAGATCCGCTCGGCGCTCTGCGAAATGATCAAGAACGTGCTGGGCATCGTGCCGGACCGGTACGCGGCCGTGGCCGCCCGGCTGCGCGCCGACGCGCAGTACACCCCGGAGGACATCGCCTGGTTCATCGACCTGTGCGTGGACGCGAAGTCCGCCGTGATGCGCGACGACCTGCACGAGCGCGGCGACGCCCTCGTCCTGGAGTACGGCCACACCATCGGCCACGCGGCCGAGCTGCTCACCGGCGGCGAGCTGCGCCACGGCTACGCCATCGGCCTCGGCATGCTCGCGGCCGCCCGGATCGCACGCGAACTGGGCCTGCTGACCGCGCAGGAAGAGGCCGCGCACCGCGACCTGCTCGTCCTCAACGGCGCGCCCACCGTGCTGCCCGCCGGGGTGACCCTGGAGGGCGTGCTGCGCACCATCTCGCTCGACAACAAGCGCGGCTATGTCAAGGGGACCGCGGGCACCCGCGACCTCATCCTGCTGGAGGGGCTCGGCCAGCCGCACCGCCCGGCCGGTGCCCAGATCACGCAGGTGCCCGAGGCCGTCGTCCGCCTCGGCATCGAGTCCATCACCGCCGAGGTGGCGTGA